Proteins encoded in a region of the Nicotiana tomentosiformis chromosome 9, ASM39032v3, whole genome shotgun sequence genome:
- the LOC104091835 gene encoding probable LRR receptor-like serine/threonine-protein kinase At3g47570, protein MDLLMNQFLDGIPKEIESLQNLMYIFLRHNKLQGSIPDSMSNVVGLEFLNLSHNNISGTIPRSFKKFQYLKYFNISYNKLYGKIPSGGPFKKLSSQFFLFNEALCGSPRFSVSPCPISSKHRSNRRKTLIFLLVGTALSFVPITFVLVWIRYRKGKRAPQQADSLSITTRGRISYYELLQATDSFSESNLIGSGSFGSVYKGMLSSGTAIAVKVFNLQLEAFKSFDTECDVLRNLHNRNLTKVITSCSNLDFKALVLEYMPNGSLDKWL, encoded by the coding sequence ATGGATCTGTTAATGAATCAATTTTTAGATGGCATTCCTAAAGAAATTGAAAGCTTGCAAAACTTGATGTACATTTTTTTGAGACACAACAAGTTGCAAGGATCTATACCTGACTCAATGAGCAACGTGGTAGGTCTGGAATTCCTAAATCTTTCTCATAATAATATATCAGGAACCATTCCAAGGtcttttaaaaaatttcaatACCTGAAGTATTTCAATATCTCTTACAACAAGTTGTATGGTAAAATACCCTCTGGGGGTCCTTTCAAGAAACTCTCAAGTCAGTTTTTTCTCTTCAACGAAGCATTATGTGGTTCTCCGAGATTTAGTGTCTCGCCATGCCCCATTTCTTCCAAGCATAGGTCAAATAGGAGAAAAACGCTTATATTTCTTCTAGTGGGAACTGCACTATCATTTGTTCCTATCACCTTTGTACTTGTATGGATAAGGTATAGGAAAGGTAAAAGAGCTCCTCAACAAGCTGATTCATTGTCTATAACAACAAGAGGAAGAATTTCATATTATGAACTGCTCCAAGCAACTGATTCGTTTAGCGAGAGCAATCTGATTGGTTCTGGGAGTTTTGGCTCTGTCTACAAAGGCATGCTCAGTAGTGGGACTGCTATTGCAGTTAAAGTGTTCAATCTGCAATTGGAAGCGTTCAAGAGTTTTGATACAGAATGTGATGTTTTGCGTAACCTCCATAATAGGAATCTCACAAAAGTCATCACTAGTTGTTCCAACCTTGATTTTAAGGCTTTAGTACTCGAGTACATGCCCAATGGAAGCCTCGATAAGTGGTTGTAA